The Leucobacter sp. UCMA 4100 genome window below encodes:
- the tuf gene encoding elongation factor Tu, giving the protein MAKAKFERTKPHVNIGTIGHVDHGKTTLTAAISKTLADHYPSETNVQRDYDQIDSAPEERQRGITINISHVEYETPKRHYAHVDAPGHADYIKNMITGAAQMDGAILVVAATDGMMAQTKEHILLAKQVGVPYLLVALNKCDQVDDEEILELVEMEVREELSKQGFPGDDVPVIRTSGYGALQGEEKWAKSILELMEAVDDNIPDPVRDRDKPFLMPVEDVFTITGRGTVVTGRAERGTLAINSEVEIVGLRDTQKTTVTGIEMFHKQLDEAWAGENCGLLLRGTKREDVERGQVVVAPGSIQPHTNFEGTAYILKKEEGGRHNPFFTNYRPQFYFRTTDVTGVISLPEGTEMVMPGDTTDMTVELIQPIAMEEGLGFAIREGGRTVGAGTVTKVIA; this is encoded by the coding sequence GTGGCTAAGGCCAAGTTCGAGCGGACTAAGCCGCACGTTAACATCGGAACGATCGGTCACGTTGACCACGGTAAGACGACTCTTACCGCTGCGATTTCGAAGACCCTCGCTGATCACTACCCGTCAGAGACGAACGTTCAGCGCGACTACGACCAGATCGACTCGGCTCCTGAAGAGCGCCAGCGCGGTATTACCATCAACATCTCGCACGTTGAGTACGAGACCCCGAAGCGCCACTACGCGCACGTTGATGCACCAGGCCACGCTGACTACATCAAGAACATGATCACCGGTGCTGCCCAGATGGACGGCGCAATCCTCGTGGTTGCTGCTACCGACGGCATGATGGCACAGACCAAGGAGCACATCCTCCTTGCGAAGCAGGTCGGCGTTCCTTACCTCCTCGTTGCACTCAACAAGTGCGACCAGGTCGACGATGAGGAAATCCTCGAGCTCGTCGAGATGGAGGTCCGCGAGGAACTCTCGAAGCAGGGCTTCCCTGGTGATGACGTTCCCGTCATTCGCACTTCAGGCTACGGCGCACTCCAGGGCGAAGAGAAGTGGGCTAAGTCCATTCTCGAGCTCATGGAAGCTGTCGACGACAACATTCCCGATCCCGTGCGTGACCGCGACAAGCCATTCCTCATGCCCGTTGAGGACGTCTTCACGATCACTGGTCGTGGAACCGTTGTTACCGGCCGTGCAGAGCGTGGTACCCTCGCGATCAACTCTGAGGTCGAGATCGTTGGTCTCCGCGACACCCAGAAGACGACCGTTACCGGTATCGAGATGTTCCACAAGCAGCTCGACGAAGCATGGGCTGGCGAGAACTGTGGTCTCCTGCTCCGCGGTACCAAGCGCGAAGATGTAGAGCGTGGTCAGGTTGTTGTTGCTCCTGGTTCAATCCAGCCGCACACCAACTTCGAGGGCACCGCTTACATCCTCAAGAAGGAAGAGGGCGGCCGTCACAACCCGTTCTTCACCAACTACCGCCCCCAGTTCTACTTCCGTACGACTGACGTCACCGGCGTCATCTCACTGCCCGAGGGCACCGAGATGGTTATGCCTGGCGACACCACCGACATGACGGTTGAGCTGATCCAGCCAATCGCTATGGAAGAGGGCCTCGGCTTCGCAATCCGTGAGGGTGGCCGCACCGTTGGTGCAGGCACCGTTACCAAGGTTATTGCGTAA
- the rplW gene encoding 50S ribosomal protein L23 encodes MSLNKNPHDVILRPVVSEKSYTLIDTNGQYTFEVEPTASKTEIKLALEQIFDVKVAKINTLNRKGKTRRTRFGMGKRKDTKRAIVKLSQGTIDIFSAA; translated from the coding sequence ATGAGCCTGAACAAGAACCCACACGACGTGATTCTGCGTCCCGTGGTGTCAGAGAAGAGCTACACGCTCATCGACACGAACGGCCAGTACACCTTCGAGGTTGAGCCCACTGCAAGCAAGACCGAGATCAAACTCGCTCTTGAGCAGATCTTCGACGTAAAGGTCGCAAAGATCAACACGCTTAACCGCAAGGGCAAGACGCGCCGTACCCGCTTCGGCATGGGCAAGCGCAAGGACACCAAGCGCGCCATTGTCAAGCTGAGCCAGGGCACCATCGACATCTTCTCGGCTGCATAA
- the fusA gene encoding elongation factor G — MAQDVLTDLNKVRNIGIMAHIDAGKTTTTERILFYTGVNHKLGETHDGGATTDWMEQEKERGITITSAAVTCFWNNNQINIIDTPGHVDFTVEVERSLRVLDGAVAVFDGKEGVEPQSETVWRQADKYEVPRICFVNKMDKMGADFFFTVDTIVSRLGAKPLVMQIPIGAENDFIGVVDLLTMKAFVWEGDSKGDVTLGANYETQEIPADLLEKAKEYREKLVETVAETDDALLEKFFGGEEISIDEIKGAIRKLVVNNEIYPVFCGSAFKNRGIQPVLDAVVDYLPNPLDVGAIEAHDPKDESVVIERFPTEESPFSALAFKVAVHPFFGRLTYVRVYSGKIPSGTAVLNSTKGKRERIGKIFQMHANKENPVDELMAGNIYAVVGLKDTTTGDTLCAQDAPVVLESMTFPEPVIEVAIEPNTKGDQEKLGTAIQKLAEEDPTFRVSLNPETGQTVIAGMGELHLDILVDRMKREFKVEANVGKPQVAYRETIRKTVEKYDYTHKKQTGGSGQFAKVQIALAPLETDTDKVYEFQDKVTGGRIPREYIPSVDAGIQDAMQYGILAGFPLVNVKATLLDGQYHDVDSSEMAFKIAGSMAFKEAARLANPVLLEPMMAVEVRTPEEYMGDVIGDLNSRRGQIQSMEDASGVKVVRALVPLSEMFGYIGDLRSKTSGRAVFSMVFDSYAEVPKAVADEIVQKAKGE; from the coding sequence GTGGCACAAGACGTGCTCACCGACCTGAATAAGGTCCGCAACATCGGCATCATGGCCCACATTGATGCCGGCAAGACCACTACCACCGAGCGCATTCTGTTTTACACGGGTGTTAACCACAAGCTCGGTGAGACCCACGATGGTGGCGCGACCACCGACTGGATGGAGCAGGAGAAAGAGCGCGGCATCACGATCACCAGTGCCGCGGTGACCTGCTTCTGGAACAACAACCAGATCAACATCATCGACACCCCGGGCCACGTCGACTTCACCGTTGAGGTAGAGCGCTCACTGCGCGTGCTCGACGGTGCTGTTGCTGTGTTCGACGGCAAAGAGGGCGTTGAGCCCCAGTCTGAGACCGTTTGGCGTCAGGCAGATAAGTACGAGGTTCCTCGTATCTGCTTCGTGAACAAGATGGACAAGATGGGTGCCGACTTCTTCTTCACCGTCGACACGATCGTGTCACGTCTCGGTGCGAAGCCACTCGTCATGCAGATTCCCATCGGCGCTGAAAACGACTTCATCGGTGTTGTCGACCTGCTCACCATGAAGGCTTTCGTCTGGGAGGGCGACTCGAAGGGTGACGTTACCCTCGGTGCGAACTACGAAACCCAGGAGATCCCTGCCGATCTGCTCGAGAAGGCCAAAGAATACCGCGAGAAGCTCGTTGAGACGGTCGCTGAGACTGACGACGCACTCCTCGAGAAGTTCTTCGGCGGCGAAGAGATCAGCATTGATGAGATCAAGGGTGCGATCCGCAAGCTTGTTGTCAACAACGAGATCTACCCAGTCTTCTGTGGCTCGGCGTTCAAGAACCGCGGCATCCAGCCCGTTCTCGACGCAGTCGTTGACTACCTCCCGAACCCCCTCGATGTTGGCGCTATTGAAGCGCACGACCCGAAGGATGAGTCGGTTGTTATCGAGCGTTTCCCAACCGAGGAGAGCCCCTTCTCGGCACTCGCGTTCAAGGTTGCTGTGCACCCGTTCTTCGGTCGCCTCACCTACGTTCGCGTGTACTCGGGCAAGATTCCCTCGGGCACCGCGGTACTCAACTCAACCAAGGGCAAGCGCGAGCGTATCGGTAAGATCTTCCAGATGCACGCCAACAAGGAGAACCCTGTTGACGAGCTCATGGCAGGCAACATCTACGCCGTTGTTGGTCTCAAGGACACGACGACCGGTGACACGCTCTGTGCGCAGGACGCTCCCGTTGTTCTCGAGTCGATGACCTTCCCTGAGCCCGTGATTGAGGTTGCTATTGAGCCCAACACCAAGGGTGACCAGGAGAAGCTCGGCACGGCAATTCAGAAGCTTGCTGAAGAGGACCCGACGTTCCGCGTGAGCCTCAACCCCGAGACCGGCCAGACCGTGATCGCGGGCATGGGCGAGCTGCACCTCGACATCCTTGTTGACCGCATGAAGCGCGAATTCAAGGTTGAAGCGAACGTTGGTAAGCCACAGGTTGCCTACCGTGAAACGATTCGCAAGACGGTTGAGAAGTACGACTACACCCACAAGAAGCAGACCGGTGGTTCAGGTCAGTTCGCTAAGGTTCAGATCGCACTTGCTCCGCTCGAGACCGACACCGACAAGGTGTACGAGTTCCAGGACAAGGTCACCGGTGGTCGTATTCCTCGTGAGTACATTCCCTCAGTTGACGCTGGTATCCAGGACGCAATGCAGTACGGCATTCTCGCTGGCTTCCCACTCGTGAACGTCAAGGCGACGTTGCTCGATGGCCAGTACCACGATGTTGACTCGTCAGAGATGGCGTTCAAGATCGCCGGTTCGATGGCGTTCAAAGAGGCTGCTCGTCTCGCGAACCCCGTACTGCTTGAGCCCATGATGGCCGTTGAAGTACGTACCCCTGAAGAGTACATGGGCGACGTTATCGGCGACCTCAACTCACGCCGCGGTCAGATCCAGTCAATGGAAGACGCAAGCGGTGTCAAGGTAGTACGTGCACTCGTACCGCTTTCAGAGATGTTCGGGTACATTGGTGACCTGCGGTCGAAGACCTCAGGCCGTGCAGTGTTCTCGATGGTCTTCGACTCATACGCTGAGGTTCCGAAGGCTGTGGCCGATGAGATCGTTCAGAAGGCTAAGGGCGAGTAA
- a CDS encoding polysaccharide biosynthesis protein, producing the protein MTSKVLGRVRHFTQAYGALYFADALSWAGAIIVALILRFDFDTHRINWQSTLFVIGVTAAFQLLGGWVFWLYRNRYEIGSFDEVRALVLNTSAVVVVSWFVAFLVGYGNGIPRSTMIIAAPIAFSFMGVTRYLVRIASEQQLKPGREADRVIIYGAGYVGTLTVRRLLTDVQAQMLPVAMLDDDPKKSNTEVRGVRVMGTLEDLVRVADETRANMIMVCIGYADSRLMRRTSELAEEAGLTVMVLPPIEQIMHGSSELSDVRALSIEDLIGRYPVSLETESIASYLAQKTVLVTGAGGSIGSELCRQLVRFAPREIVMLDRDESALQETQISIRGHGLLDTSDVVLADIRDAENLETVFLEHKPDVVFHAAALKHLPMLEQYPEEAWKTNVQGTLNVLRAAEAANVHTFVNISTDKAANPTSVLGHSKRVAEKLTAWMAKETGGRYLSVRFGNVIGSRGSMLPTFKRLIEQGGPLTITHPDVTRYFMTIPEASQLVIQAGGIGRPGEVLILDMGEPVSILDVARRMIESSGKDIDIVYTGLRHGEKLHEELVTLDEGDERPFHNKISHARVDWLAPDGLDHDTWIARMDLTDEAEGRIA; encoded by the coding sequence GTGACATCGAAAGTGCTCGGCCGTGTGAGGCACTTCACGCAAGCGTATGGCGCACTCTACTTTGCCGACGCCCTTTCATGGGCTGGTGCCATCATTGTGGCGCTTATCCTGCGCTTCGATTTTGATACCCATCGCATCAACTGGCAGAGCACGCTCTTTGTGATCGGGGTCACTGCGGCGTTTCAGCTGCTGGGCGGTTGGGTCTTCTGGCTGTACCGAAACCGCTACGAGATCGGAAGCTTCGACGAGGTTCGCGCGCTCGTGCTCAACACCAGCGCCGTCGTGGTCGTCTCCTGGTTCGTTGCCTTTCTCGTCGGCTATGGAAATGGAATCCCGCGATCAACGATGATCATCGCGGCTCCGATCGCCTTTAGTTTTATGGGCGTCACGAGGTATCTCGTGCGTATCGCTTCAGAACAACAGCTCAAACCTGGCCGTGAAGCAGACCGGGTCATCATCTACGGCGCTGGTTACGTCGGTACACTGACGGTGCGCCGCCTGCTCACCGATGTACAGGCTCAGATGCTTCCCGTGGCAATGCTCGATGATGACCCCAAGAAGAGCAACACCGAGGTGCGTGGCGTTCGCGTGATGGGCACGCTCGAAGACCTTGTGCGCGTTGCCGACGAGACCAGGGCCAACATGATCATGGTGTGTATCGGCTATGCAGACTCAAGGCTCATGCGCCGCACGAGCGAACTCGCTGAAGAAGCGGGGCTCACGGTTATGGTGCTGCCGCCCATCGAGCAGATCATGCACGGCTCGAGTGAGCTCTCAGACGTGCGTGCACTATCGATCGAAGACCTCATTGGCCGTTACCCGGTGAGCCTTGAGACTGAGTCAATCGCCTCGTACCTTGCTCAGAAGACCGTGCTCGTCACGGGAGCTGGCGGATCGATCGGCTCTGAACTGTGCCGTCAGCTGGTTCGCTTCGCCCCTCGTGAGATCGTCATGCTCGACCGAGACGAATCTGCGCTCCAAGAAACGCAGATCTCGATTCGTGGACACGGGCTGCTCGACACGAGCGACGTCGTGCTGGCCGATATTCGCGACGCCGAGAATCTTGAGACGGTCTTTCTTGAGCATAAGCCAGACGTTGTGTTTCACGCTGCAGCGCTCAAGCACCTCCCAATGCTCGAGCAGTACCCTGAGGAAGCTTGGAAGACCAACGTTCAGGGCACCCTGAACGTTCTGCGTGCTGCTGAGGCGGCAAACGTGCACACGTTCGTGAACATCTCGACCGACAAAGCGGCCAACCCGACGAGCGTACTGGGGCACTCCAAGCGAGTCGCAGAAAAGTTGACCGCCTGGATGGCGAAAGAGACCGGTGGGCGTTACCTCTCAGTTCGCTTTGGCAACGTTATTGGCAGCCGCGGCTCAATGCTGCCGACGTTTAAGCGTCTGATCGAGCAGGGCGGCCCCCTCACCATCACGCACCCTGATGTCACGCGGTACTTCATGACGATTCCTGAGGCTTCGCAACTCGTCATCCAGGCCGGCGGTATCGGTCGGCCAGGCGAGGTGCTTATTCTCGACATGGGGGAGCCCGTGAGCATTCTCGACGTGGCAAGGCGGATGATTGAGTCGTCGGGCAAAGACATCGATATCGTCTATACGGGACTGCGGCACGGTGAGAAATTGCACGAGGAACTCGTGACGCTTGATGAGGGCGATGAGCGCCCCTTCCATAATAAGATTTCGCACGCGCGGGTCGACTGGCTCGCACCAGACGGGCTTGATCACGACACGTGGATCGCGCGAATGGATCTCACCGACGAGGCCGAAGGGCGAATAGCGTGA
- a CDS encoding UDP-phosphate alpha-N-acetyl-D-fucosaminephosphotransferase, which yields MTPTMIVVAVFGLTLALSLLLPKLVKPLLVRLGIMDVPNERSSHERPVIRGIGLAVLIAMAAGYLGGLLSLTGANDWGLLLVVTGASLASGVLGLGEDLRGVSVPVRSLSLLLIGGVAAAALVWPAWSTGAATFGWGGAFDRSELPLWVLLLLVVYAVLFISSYINVANFMDGLNGISGFHAVIAGLTFAAVGHVTEMTWLGVAGAVIAAGFLGFLPYNLTKPGAFLGDVGSYLLGGAVAVTSFAALMAGVPMLATIGPMVIYFGDVGVTLVKRVRAGYKWDEPHKEHTYQRIQQLGYSHTAASAITGLCTAATSSLGLVSLWVDGWWQLGLLALGFVVLGVYLALPRLLPRGRSTNL from the coding sequence GTGACCCCGACGATGATCGTGGTGGCGGTTTTCGGGCTGACGCTCGCGCTGTCGCTCCTGCTGCCGAAGCTTGTCAAGCCATTGCTCGTTCGCCTCGGCATCATGGACGTGCCGAATGAACGCTCCTCGCATGAGCGCCCGGTGATCCGCGGCATTGGCCTCGCAGTGCTCATTGCGATGGCCGCTGGCTATCTCGGTGGGCTCCTCAGCCTCACCGGCGCAAACGACTGGGGCTTGTTGCTCGTCGTCACGGGCGCTTCGCTCGCGAGCGGTGTGCTCGGACTCGGAGAAGACCTGCGCGGTGTGAGCGTTCCCGTGCGGAGTCTCTCGCTGCTCCTCATTGGGGGAGTGGCCGCCGCGGCGCTCGTATGGCCAGCCTGGTCGACCGGGGCCGCAACCTTTGGCTGGGGCGGCGCGTTCGACCGCAGTGAACTTCCGCTATGGGTCCTTCTGTTGCTCGTCGTGTATGCGGTCCTGTTTATCTCGAGCTACATCAACGTCGCGAACTTTATGGATGGGCTGAACGGTATCAGCGGTTTCCATGCCGTTATAGCGGGGCTGACCTTCGCGGCTGTCGGCCACGTGACTGAGATGACCTGGCTCGGCGTCGCAGGTGCGGTTATTGCTGCTGGCTTTCTCGGTTTCCTGCCGTACAATCTCACAAAACCCGGCGCCTTCCTCGGAGACGTTGGTAGCTACCTGCTCGGCGGCGCAGTTGCCGTTACGAGCTTCGCAGCGCTCATGGCTGGGGTACCCATGCTCGCAACAATTGGGCCCATGGTCATTTACTTTGGTGATGTCGGTGTGACGCTCGTGAAGCGCGTTCGCGCCGGCTACAAGTGGGATGAGCCCCACAAGGAGCACACCTACCAGCGTATTCAACAGCTTGGTTACTCGCATACCGCAGCCTCGGCGATCACAGGGCTGTGCACCGCGGCAACCTCCTCGCTTGGCCTGGTGAGCCTCTGGGTTGACGGCTGGTGGCAGCTCGGTTTGCTTGCTCTAGGGTTCGTGGTCTTGGGCGTCTATCTTGCGCTTCCGCGCTTGCTGCCGCGGGGCCGATCCACCAATCTCTAG
- the rplD gene encoding 50S ribosomal protein L4, whose amino-acid sequence MATVTPAKVTFPAEIFDAPTNVPLIHQVVVAQLAAARQGTHKVKTRGEVSGSGTKPFKQKGTGRARQGSIRMPQHTGGGIVHGPVPRDYSQRTPKKMVAAALRGTLSDRARAGRVVVLDAIVGDKPSTKQARTALESVVQGKRVLVITEATEESTILSVRNLPNVHVIEHGQLNAYDVVVSDDIVFTKAAFDAFVAARTAKEDSK is encoded by the coding sequence ATGGCTACCGTAACTCCAGCAAAGGTAACGTTCCCAGCGGAGATCTTCGACGCTCCGACCAACGTGCCGCTCATTCACCAGGTTGTCGTCGCACAGCTCGCAGCTGCGCGTCAGGGCACCCACAAGGTGAAGACTCGTGGCGAGGTTTCGGGTTCGGGTACTAAGCCGTTCAAGCAGAAGGGCACCGGCCGCGCTCGTCAGGGCTCGATCCGTATGCCTCAGCACACCGGCGGTGGCATTGTTCACGGCCCAGTCCCACGCGATTACTCACAGCGCACCCCGAAGAAGATGGTTGCAGCGGCTCTCCGCGGCACCCTTTCGGACCGCGCTCGCGCAGGCCGCGTTGTTGTTCTCGACGCAATCGTCGGTGACAAGCCCAGCACCAAGCAGGCTCGCACCGCTCTCGAGAGCGTTGTACAGGGCAAGCGCGTGCTCGTTATCACGGAAGCAACCGAAGAGTCGACGATTCTTTCGGTACGCAACCTGCCGAACGTACACGTGATCGAACACGGTCAGCTCAACGCATACGACGTGGTCGTCAGCGACGACATCGTCTTCACCAAGGCCGCCTTCGACGCTTTCGTCGCAGCGCGTACTGCTAAGGAGGACTCGAAGTAA
- the rpsL gene encoding 30S ribosomal protein S12, with translation MPTIQQLVRKGRKSKPAKGKAPALKSNPQQRGVCTRVYTTTPKKPNSAMRKVARVKLSNGTEVTAYIPGEGHNLQEHSMVLVRGGRVKDLPGVRYKIVRGALDTQAVKDRKQARSHYGAKKEKK, from the coding sequence GTGCCAACTATTCAGCAGTTGGTTCGTAAGGGGCGTAAGAGCAAGCCTGCTAAGGGCAAAGCTCCCGCACTGAAATCGAATCCCCAGCAGCGTGGCGTATGCACCCGTGTGTACACCACCACCCCGAAGAAGCCGAACTCGGCGATGCGTAAGGTCGCTCGTGTGAAGCTTTCGAACGGAACCGAGGTAACGGCCTACATCCCAGGTGAAGGCCACAACCTGCAGGAGCACTCGATGGTGCTCGTGCGCGGTGGTCGTGTTAAGGACCTCCCCGGTGTTCGCTACAAGATTGTTCGTGGCGCGCTCGACACGCAGGCGGTCAAGGACCGCAAGCAGGCTCGTAGCCACTACGGCGCTAAGAAGGAGAAGAAGTAA
- a CDS encoding spermidine/putrescine ABC transporter substrate-binding protein, protein MTGEHLAARVAENIQAWEGWLASWEPPLNRARPRVCRKCTNSPLAAAAGFTRDTPHQVVHALVSRMHRLIDAEVDAYTNEHLPLLQAELEGAAIWNSGGYDPGQGLDVEYDGVDHDAVESPGAQPFLFTFAELQQAEKPEPGLPRPPLTEAEKRQLKLEIDVADRQAASVGQELCFLLVEHQPGVRQAVKRFVDPQIEALLEQLSRNLEAPGN, encoded by the coding sequence GTGACAGGGGAGCACCTGGCGGCTCGCGTTGCCGAGAACATTCAGGCGTGGGAGGGGTGGTTGGCCTCATGGGAGCCACCCCTGAATCGCGCCAGGCCGAGGGTGTGCCGTAAGTGCACGAACTCGCCGCTCGCCGCGGCCGCAGGCTTCACGCGTGACACTCCTCACCAGGTGGTGCACGCACTCGTCTCGCGTATGCACCGACTCATCGACGCTGAAGTTGATGCGTACACGAACGAGCACCTCCCGCTTTTGCAGGCCGAGCTCGAGGGGGCCGCGATCTGGAACTCGGGAGGGTATGACCCGGGGCAGGGACTTGACGTTGAATACGACGGGGTAGACCACGACGCAGTTGAGTCACCCGGAGCCCAGCCCTTTCTCTTTACCTTTGCTGAGCTGCAGCAGGCAGAGAAGCCAGAGCCGGGGCTGCCCAGACCGCCGCTTACCGAAGCAGAAAAACGGCAGTTGAAACTCGAGATCGACGTTGCCGATAGGCAGGCTGCCTCGGTGGGGCAGGAACTGTGCTTTTTACTCGTTGAACACCAACCGGGAGTGCGGCAGGCGGTCAAGCGTTTCGTCGATCCGCAAATTGAAGCCCTGCTTGAGCAGCTCAGTCGCAACCTTGAAGCGCCGGGAAACTGA
- the rpsJ gene encoding 30S ribosomal protein S10 — MAGQKIRIRLKSYDHEVIDSSARKIVDTVTRAGATVIGPVPLPTEKNVIAVIRSPHKYKDSREHFEKRTHKRLIDIVDPTPKAVDSLMRLDLPADVNIEIKL, encoded by the coding sequence ATGGCGGGACAAAAGATCCGCATTCGACTGAAGTCGTATGACCACGAAGTCATCGACAGCTCTGCACGCAAGATCGTCGACACGGTCACTCGTGCAGGTGCAACTGTAATTGGCCCCGTGCCGCTGCCCACTGAGAAGAACGTGATCGCTGTGATCCGCTCACCTCACAAATACAAGGACAGCCGCGAGCACTTCGAGAAGCGCACCCACAAGCGCCTCATCGATATCGTTGACCCGACTCCAAAGGCTGTTGATTCGCTCATGCGTCTCGACCTGCCCGCCGATGTCAACATCGAGATCAAGCTCTAG
- the rpsG gene encoding 30S ribosomal protein S7: protein MPRKGPAPKRPVVADPVYGSPVVSQLVNKILVDGKKGLAERIVYEALETVADKSGQDAVTVLKKALDNVRPTLEVRSRRVGGSTYQVPVEVKPHRANTLALRWLTSYAKDRRENTMTERLTNEILDASNGLGAAVKRREDTHKMAESNRAFAHYRW, encoded by the coding sequence ATGCCTCGTAAGGGTCCTGCTCCGAAGCGCCCAGTGGTCGCTGATCCCGTTTACGGATCACCGGTCGTCAGCCAGCTCGTTAACAAAATCCTCGTAGACGGCAAGAAGGGTCTCGCCGAGCGCATCGTGTACGAAGCGCTCGAGACCGTCGCCGACAAGTCAGGCCAGGACGCCGTGACGGTACTCAAGAAGGCGCTCGACAACGTGCGCCCCACCCTTGAGGTTCGCTCACGTCGTGTTGGTGGTAGCACCTACCAGGTTCCCGTAGAAGTGAAGCCGCACCGTGCAAACACCCTTGCACTGCGCTGGCTCACGAGCTACGCGAAGGACCGTCGTGAGAACACCATGACGGAACGTCTCACCAACGAGATCCTCGACGCATCAAACGGCCTCGGTGCCGCAGTCAAGCGCCGTGAAGACACGCACAAGATGGCGGAGTCGAACCGCGCATTTGCTCACTACCGCTGGTAG
- the rplC gene encoding 50S ribosomal protein L3: MSSVKNVKGLLGTKLGMTQVWDENGAVVPVTVVEIAPNVVTQIRTQDVDGYSAVQIAAGQIDPRKVNKPASGHFEKAGVTPRRHLTEVRTPDAASYELGQELTVAETFEAGQLVDVVGTSKGKGFAGTMKRHNFGGGAASHGAHRNHRKPGSIGASATPGRVFKGKKMSGRMGGDRVTVQNLKVHAVDADRGLVLIKGAIPGAAGRLVFIRNTVKGA; the protein is encoded by the coding sequence ATGTCATCAGTAAAGAACGTAAAGGGCCTGCTCGGCACCAAGCTCGGCATGACCCAGGTATGGGACGAGAACGGCGCAGTCGTTCCCGTAACCGTCGTTGAGATTGCTCCCAACGTCGTAACCCAGATTCGTACGCAGGACGTAGACGGCTACTCAGCAGTGCAGATTGCTGCCGGCCAGATCGACCCGCGTAAGGTAAACAAGCCCGCTTCGGGCCACTTCGAGAAGGCAGGCGTTACGCCGCGTCGTCACCTCACCGAGGTACGTACGCCCGACGCAGCCAGCTACGAACTGGGCCAGGAGCTCACCGTTGCAGAGACCTTTGAAGCAGGACAGCTCGTTGACGTTGTCGGCACTTCAAAGGGCAAGGGCTTTGCAGGCACCATGAAGCGCCACAACTTCGGTGGCGGCGCTGCATCACACGGTGCACACCGTAACCACCGCAAGCCCGGCTCGATCGGCGCATCGGCTACCCCTGGTCGCGTATTCAAGGGTAAGAAGATGTCAGGCCGCATGGGTGGCGACCGCGTTACCGTTCAGAACCTCAAGGTTCACGCGGTTGACGCTGATCGCGGTCTTGTGCTCATCAAGGGTGCAATCCCAGGTGCTGCGGGTCGTCTCGTTTTCATCCGCAACACAGTGAAGGGGGCGTAG